From the Calonectris borealis chromosome 4, bCalBor7.hap1.2, whole genome shotgun sequence genome, one window contains:
- the LGI2 gene encoding leucine-rich repeat LGI family member 2: MAGPLRLLALCTATAVLLLPPPAAPRRPPRCAPPCSCWRESALCVGAAGPPRSLPAGLGSLSLVNGTFSEVKDRMFSHLPSLQLLLLNSNSFTVIRDDAFAGLFHLEYLFIEGNKIETISRNAFRGLRDLTHLSLANNHLKALPRDVFSDLDSLIELDLRGNKFECDCKAKWLFLWLKMTNSTVSDVLCIGPAEYQDKKLNDVTSFDYECTTTGCQHSAFLLYSNIRDFVVHQILPYQSVSVDTFNSKNDVFVAIAQPSMENCMVLEWDHIEMNFRSYDNITGQSIVGCKAILVGDQVFVVVAQLFGGSHIYKYDESWTKFVKFQDIEVSRISKPNDIELFEIDSEMFFVIADSSKAGLSTVYKWNNKGFYSYQSLHEWFRDTDAEFLDIDGKSHLILSSRSQVPIILQWNKVSKKFVPHSEIPNMEDVLAVKSFRMQDNLYITLTRFIGDSRVMKWNSKQFVELQALPSRGAMTLQPFSFKKNYYLALGSDYTFSQIYQWDGEKKLFMLFKEIYVQAPRSFTAVSTDRRDFFFASSFKGNTQIFEHIIIDLSL; the protein is encoded by the exons atGGCGGGCCCGCTGCGGCTGCTGGCGCTCTGCACCGCCACCGCCGTGCtgctgctcccgccgcccgccgcgccgcggagGCCACCGCGCTGCGCGCCGCCCTGCAGCTGCTGGCGGGAGTCGGCGctgtgcgtgggggcggcggggccgccgcgcagCCTGCCCGCCGGCCTGGGCTCCTT GAGCCTGGTGAACGGGACCTTCTCCGAAGTGAAGGACAGGATGTTCTCCCAcctgccctccctgcagctgct CTTGCTGAACTCCAACTCCTTCACTGTTATACGAGATGATGCCTTTGCTGGTCTCTTCCATCTAGAATACCT attCATTGAAGGAAACAAAATTGAAACGATTTCAAGAAATGCATTTCGTGGCCTTCGAGACCTGACTCACCT TTCTTTGGCCAATAACCATCTCAAAGCTCTGCCAAGGGATGTCTTCAGTGATTTAGATTCTTTAATTGAACT AGATTTAAGGGGAAATAAATTTGAGTGTGACTGCAAAGCCAAGTGGTTGTTTTTGTGGTTAAAGATGACAAATTCCACTGTTTCTGATGTCCTGTGTATTGGTCCAGCAGAATATCAGGATAAGAAGTTAAATGATGTGACAAGTTTTGATTATGAATGCACCACTACAG GATGTCAGCACTCTGCCTTTCTTCTATACAGTAATATCAGAG ATTTTGTTGTTCACCAGATTTTGCCCTACCAGTCAGTTTCAGTGGATACGTTCAACTCAAAGAATGACGTGTTCGTAGCCATTGCACAGCCCAGCATGGAGAACTGCATGGTGCTGGAGTGGGATCACATTGAAATGAATTTCAGGAGTTATGACAATATCACAG GTCAGTCCATAGTGGGATGTAAAGCCATTCTTGTTGGTGACCAAGTCTTTGTGGTGGTGGCACAGCTCTTTGGTGGCTCACACATTTACAAGTATGACGAAAGCTGGACAAAGTTTGTCAAATTCCAGGATATCGAAGTATCTCGCATTTCCAAGCCCAATGATATAGAGCTTTTTGAGATAGACAGTGAAATGTTTTTTGTCATAGCAGATAGCTCTAAAGCAGGTTTGTCAACAGTGTACAAGTGGAATAACAAAGGATTTTACTCATACCAGTCCCTTCATGAGTGGTTCAGGGACACTGATGCAGAGTTTCTCGATATAGATGGGAAATCACATTTAATCCTCTCCAGCCGCTCCCAGGTTCCCATTATACTCCAGTGGAACAAAGTTTCCAAAAAGTTTGTCCCACACAGTGAAATCCCCAACATGGAAGATGTCTTGGCTGTGAAGAGTTTCAGGATGCAAGATAACCTGTACATCACGCTCACGAGATTCATCGGTGACTCCAGAGTTATGAAATGGAATAGCAAACAGTTTGTGGAGCTACAGGCTCTTCCATCCCGAGGAGCCATGACGCTGCAGCCTTTCTCCTTCAAGAAGAATTACTACCTAGCCTTGGGAAGCGACTATACCTTCTCCCAGATATACCAGTGGGATGGTGAAAAGAAGCTCTTCATGTTATTTAAAGAAATCTATGTGCAAGCGCCACGGTCTTTCACAGCTGTGTCAACGGATCGAAGAGATTTTTTCTTTGCCTCTAGTTTTAAAGGAAACACTCAAATATTTGAACACATCATCATTGACTTGAGTTTATGA